CGCACTGTCGCCACTGGCGATTGTATGCCTGATGCCGTCACAAAAAACGAAAATAACCGCTGTAGTGAACGCTACTACGTTATGCCAGGTCTTGGTGTCAAGCTAAAACAAGTCGATGTTCAAAGTAAAAAAGCTACCGTCGGCATTTGGCATAACGATGATTTTATTATTGTAAATTAATTTTTAATTTCATAAGGATCTATTGTGCGTAAATCAGGGGTCGCTCTGGGTATTGCCTTATGCCTTTTATCTGAAAGTGCATTTAGTCAACCCGCCAATTTAAAGATAGGTAACTATATTATTCCTAGTGTCTTCGCTACCGCATTAGAAGAAGGCATGACGATCCCTGTCTATTTACGTTACGATCTATCTGAACAATCGGTTTTAGAAGAGCAAAGTCGTAATAAAATTGCGGATGCGCTGGTGGTGTTAAAAGACAATAAAATTACCATTAACTCCGTTACGCCTACATTGGATGAAAGTGAAACACAAACAGCATCCATCAATGAACAGCTTGTTCAGTCATTAAATGATCTGAAAGATAGACCTTTTGATCAAAATAACACCATCATTCTCTCTCCTGATGCCAAGCTTAATTTTGATTTAAGCACTTTTATTATGTCGTTAGATGTCAATGAAGCGGGTCTGGCCACACAAATCAAAGCACGCTCAGAGATGTTAGATAAATCAACGGTCAATAATATTTCCTCTGTCACAACCTATAATTTAGGGGTCTATAACAATAAGGTGAAACAGCAGAAAGATAACACTAACAGTTATTTTTCTGTTGATAGCATTTGGAGTTTTGCAGAAAACCACTTAAACCTGAGTGCAACGGCGTATGGATTAGGTACCGCCGAGCAATCGTTTGATTTCTATCGCGCCATGTTTGAACGGGATTTTAATGGGCGCCGGTTTGCTTTTGGTCTATTAAATACCTGGAATTTACAATCTATTGCAACCATGTCGGCACTCAATAGCAGTAAAGTTTACGGTATCACCTATGGCAATAACTCCTCATCCAAAGTCAGTAATACACAGCTTTCATTAACACCAATCACTGTTTTCTTACCCAGTGCAGGGGAAGTCCGTCTGTATCGTGACGGTAAATTATTAAGTATTCAAAATTTCCCAATGGGAAGTTTTGAAGTTGATACGGCACCACTTCCTTTTGGTATTTATGAAGTGGATGTCGAAGTGGTCATTGATGGTAAAGTTCGCTCTAAACAACGTCAAACCGTCAATAAATCTTTCAATATGAAAGGGGCAACCTTAAACCAACTGCGCTGGGAATTGTATTCGGGTTATGTGGATTACAAAAAACGCATTAAAAACAACAACAATGAATACCGCACTACTCGCGGAGATAATACGGTCTTAGTCGGAGGCGCGGGCGCCATTACCTTAGGTGTTTTCTCAGGTCTTAACCTACAAGGCTCTGCGTATATTTTTGATAACGTTGCCGTCTTAGAAACCAACAGCCATTTGCAATTAACCGACACACTCTCCACCAGTTGGCAAGCATTAATTGCTAAAGAGGGTAGCAACCGTAATATTTTCACCGCTAATTACGCGTTGCCTAAAGGCCTTGGATCACTATGGGTCAATCGTGAAAAAGGCAACATCAAAGACGATTTCCCGATGTATGACTCTGATAACTACTCGTTTGGCACCACACTCAATTTTACCCAATTTTGGGAATATGCGGGATCATTTACCTATTCCTACACCAAAGATTTACGCGATAAAAATAACGCCAATAACTTTGAATACGCGACAACTCTCTACACGGGTCGCTATGGCAGTATGAGTTTACGTACGGGTATTCAACGTTATCATTACGACAATCAAGACAGCACAAATGAAAAATACATTACCTTAGACTTCTCATTACCACTGGCAACCTGGCTCAGTGCTGGGATGTCTTCCAGTAACGGGAACTTACGTGGTGAGCTGTCAGCCTCGAAAAACTTTGAAAATGCCCCAATTACCAGTGCTGGGTTATCCGTTTCGACCCTTCTTCATGATAAAGACGGAACTGACAGTGATTTCTCTGTGAGTGGTTACAGTATGTTCGACACGAAATACAGTACGGGGACATTAACCATGAATCGTCCTAACGATGACCGATTAAATACTACGTTAACCGCTCGAGGCTCCTTTGCTTATAGTGATATGAACTTCTCTGCCAGTGGTAAACAAGAAACCTCGGGGGTGATTGTCAAAACTGGAATCGATGGTGAAGGTCAAATAGCGGCTAACGTCAATGGCCAACGTTTTGTCTTATCGGGTAGCAATAACTTTATTCCACTTTCACCTTATGCGGAATATAAAGTCGAATTACTGAACGATAAAAACAGTGAAGATAGCTTTGATATCGCCTCGGGTCGTGTGAAAAATGTGGTGCTTTATCCAGGTAACGTTGCCGTACATCAACCTGAGTTAAAACAGATGGTCACTGTATTTGGTCGAATGAAATCGCCTGATGGCACACTGTTAGCCAGTGCGCAAGTACGTAACCATATCGGTCGCACGCAAACCGATCACCAAGGCCAATTTGCAATGGATGTTGATAAACGCTATCCCGTCATTTCGTTACAACAAGATGATAAACAGATTTGTGAGGCTGAATTAGATCTTTCATCTGCACGAGGTGTGTTATGGGTGGGTGATGTGATTTGTGATCCGCAAACGACGTTGGTAAATCGGAATTAAAGGAAAGCATATAATGTTTAAACATTATCTATTATTAATACTCACCCTTTTTGCTACATTCATTTGTAATGCAGCAACCTATACCAATAATATTGTTTTTATTGAAAATAATATTGATAACGAATATTTTATTACACCACAAAAAACCGATCCTCGCTTTAGTGGTGCTAACGTTTTTACTAAATACAGTAATAATCAACTTAGCTTAGGCTACATGGGATATACAGGTGCTGTTCCTCTCTACAATTATTTTGATATTTGGCTAGAAAACTCACCTATAAAAATGCCATTTATTGGTAACCGTTGCTGGCGAACATATAGAGATTGCCCATCCGATGGAATACAAAGACCTGAACAAGTCTTAAGCGATGGGATGTATCGTGCATATATGAACACGCATGGTGGTGAAGCAGGTATTCCTAGAGCTATATTTTCTGATTCTTTTTATCAATATATGCAACACTTACCTATTGGCAGTACAGAAAATTTTAGTTATTTTTTCTGCTATACCAAGAATGATTACAACCCTGCATTAGGCCAAACATGTCGCTCTGTAAACGGCAGAGTGACTGAACAAAGTTTTGCGATCACCAAAAATGGACATGTAAAACTGAAATCAACCAATGCGTTACAAGAGATTTTTGTCGATAGTGAAGGTAATGCTGTATTAGGCTTAGGCTCTAAATTTTGTGAAATTGTAGGCAATAATGTTGTCTGTAAGATGGTTGATTATGAGCTAAATGGCGAAAGCTTAAATGTCATGAGACTAGCGATGAAAGTAGATACAGCGACATTATCATTTACACCAACAGCGAGTGATATTCTTCTTTCAGCCACACCGACATCAAGAACCTTTTATTACTCTTCACCAACAATTGCCTCTTATTTAATCACCCCTGGTAATGGGGGCGTTTATGTCCATTTCACAAAAAGTTTTTTCAAAAAATTAATTAAAAACAACGTAGATCTTTCTAAGAGCCAAGATTTATTTACCTTTAGTTTTACCAATACGGCAGTGCCTCAATCGGGGTTTTATGAATTTACCCCTTCTAACACAATAATTATCAAGCCTCGTGATTATGGAATTAGTATTATTTCTAAAGAATTAGTCAATAATCCCCATAGAGAGGGAAAAGTCGGTGATAAAGAGCCACCATTAACTTTTGACTATATCGTTACCACCAGTGCATTTCGCCAAGCTGATAGAATTACCGCAGCGGTTGAAGGACCTAGAACCACAATCCGAGGCCAATCTTATTGTTTATTTAGCTCTAAAGATAAAAAAATGAATGTGCCCTTTTCAGCTTACTTAACTTATACTGATGCCAGTGGCAAAAAGGTCAAAAATCGAGCGGCTTGTGATAATGTGCCTATCTCCATTAAAGAAGCCTTATGGACAGAGACGACATGGCCTTACCCTTATCAGTTAGAAGGTAATTTCTATCGTACTGATTTACAACTTACCTTCCCAATGAATGAAAGTACCTCTCTTTTTTCAATGGAAGGTGAAGACTGGCTTGGGGTAGTAGAAGCCCGTGGTTATGTTAATGTCTTTGCCGAATGGTCAGGAACGGATATTCACTAAATGAAATAAAAATTTCCTCTTTTATATTAGAAAGATGTTTCCTCTAATACATAAGAAAAAAGTTGAAGATCAAGACAAGCATCCATGCTTGCTTGATCTTCGATTTCCGTTATTAACATCCGTTGTTCTAACGTTATATTATCTCGATGCCATCCTTGAGCAATCCAACCCAAACTAAACGCCATTAGTGCAATCCATGCATATACCGCTAGAGTGTTGGACATAACTTAACTCCTTCGTCATTCGAAACAAAATTGAGATAACCTGAATTTCTTTTATTTGGTATATATGCAATACCCATTTGCGATAAACAATAAGCGATTCGGTTATATTACTGCTAACTTCCTTGTTAATTTGTAATAGACATCCTTGTCTATTGTTTTCTACTTACATTAAAATAAACAAACAATAAACAATAAACAATAAATTCAATAAGTTGATTATCTCCATATGATTTAATGTGAAGCTATTATCTATAAAGTTTGTATTTTAGGCTAGTAAGTTTGTTCGGTTATCATCGGTTAAACCTTAATAACCGATGATAACCGAACTTTACACACCCAGAAAAACAAGAAAAGTTGTTTAACAGCTCTTTTAATCACGTTTAAACAAAGATTTATATAAAAAACAATAAATAGGCTGGTTATAATACAAATTTCAGCTAATATAGAAGGCATCAGATAGTCTATAGCAAAGAGAAAATGATATGCGTGTCTTAACTATTTTTTGTCCTGAATGTGGTGAAAAAGCGCTTATAAAGAAAAGTAATCGCAAACACAAAGAGTTATCCGATCTCTATTGTGCCTGCCGTGATCCTGAGTGTGGGCATACCTTTGTTTTAAACTTAACCTTTAGTCATACATTAATGCCAAGTGCAAAAAACAAAGATACGTTGTTATTCGATGTTATCAAAAACCTCTCTCCAGAACAGAGAGAGAAAGCACTCACTCTTTTGCAAGGCATGTAGCCATCACGATCAGATACTTTCTTTTTCATCTATTTTTATGATCTTGCTCCCATTCTGACAGGTTATTTGACGCACCTATTTTTATAGAAAGATAAATGATGTAGATTCATTTTTGAGCTAAATAAAAATAATTCTTATGTTTAAATAAAACAAACACCGCCTATTTATACTGTGTTTGCCAATCCTTTAATAAATAACTTGTCAGCCCCAAAAACAGAAACCTCATTTCTGATTTGAAGACTAAACACAAATTTCAAAATGGAGCATTTTAGATGAAAAAGCTGATTAATCGAGTTGATGATGTGTTATCTGAACAATTACAAGGTTTCGCAAAAGCCCATCCTGAAATCAAACTTCATCCCTCTTCTTTTTATGTCACAAGAAAAGATGCTCCAATAAAAGGTAAAGTTGCTCTGTTATCTGGCGGTGGAAGCGGGCATGAACCCATGCATGCAGGTTTTGTAGGTAAAGGGATGCTTGATGGTGCATGCCCCGGTGAAATATTTACATCACCCACACCTGATAAAATGTATGACTGCGCCAAAGCCATTGATAGCGGTGAAGGTGTTTTAATGATCGTAAAAAACTACACGGGTGATGTGCTGAACTTTGAAACAGCAACAGAATTACTTCATGACGATGGTGTAAAAATCGCAACCGTATTAGTGGATGATGATGTAGCAGTTAAAGACAGTTTATATACCGCAGGACGCCGTGGTGTTGCCAATACTGTTTTAATGGAAAAATTGTTGGGTGCAGCTGCTGAAAGAGGTGACTCTCTTGATGAACTGGTTAAATTAGGTCACCACATTAACAACAATGGTTTTTCTATTGGTATTGCCTTAGGCGCCTGTACTGTGCCAGCCGCAGGAAAACCGTCTTTTACTTTGCCTGAAAATGAAATGGAGTTTGGTGTCGGTATTCACGGTGAACCGGGTATTGATCGCCGTAAATTTACTTCCCTCAATGATACCGTTGATGCCATGTTTAACACCTTAATTGAAAATGGTCACTATCAACGCGTGATCCGCAATTGGGATCGTGAAAATGGCACTTGGTTAGATGAAAATCAAGAAAAGCAGCCGTTAAAATCCGGTGATCACGTTATTGCTTTAGTTAATAACCTTGGTGCAACACCACTATCTGAATTGTATGGTGTTTATCACCATTTGACCCAATGCTGTGAAAATTTTGGCTTAACCATCGAGCGTTCTTTAATTGGTTCTTATTGCACTTCACTCGATATGTCAGGCGTCTCAATTACGTTATTAAAAGCCGATAACGAATTACTTACCTTATGGGATGCGCCTGTTAACACACCGGCGATGGTGAAATAAGTTTTTAATTTTAAGAAAAAGGAACTCGAAATGGCTTTAACTCATGCTCAAATTATTCTTTGGCTAGAACAATGTGCATCACTTTTTGAACAAAATAGTGATTATCTGACAGACTTAGATCGCGAAATAGGTGATGCCGACCACGGTTTAAATATGAACCGTGGCTTTAGAAAAGTGCTGGAAAAACTACCTGAATTTGAAAGCCAAGATATTAGCTCTATTCTTAAAACCACAGGCATGACATTGCTTTCTAACATTGGTGGCGCAAGTGGTCCTCTATTTGGCACTTTCTTTATTCGCGCAGCAAAACCGACGGCTTCATTACAAAACTTAGAACTCAATCAACTTGTTGAAATGGTAACTGAAGGTGTAGAAGGTATTGTGAGTCGAGGAAAAGCAGAGCCCAATGACAAAACCATGTGTGATGTTTGGTGGCCTGTGGTTGAGTCATTAAAACAATCTAATACACAAAATCTTTCTATCGAAGAAGCCCTCGCCCAAGCACAAATTGTGGCCGAAAAAGCCGCTGACAATACCATTCCTATGCAAGCCAGAAAAGGACGAGCAAGCTACTTAGGCGAACGTAGCATCGGACATAAAGATCCTGGCAGTGCTTCAGTGGTACTAATGATAAAAGCGCTTGCTAATAGCATTAATGCATAGCTGACAAATAAATAAAAGGTCTACCATGATAAATATTGTTATTGTTTCTCATAGTAAACATCTCGCTGATGGTGTGGCAGAACTTGCCAGTCAGATGATTAATCCTACTCACTGTCAACTTGCTGTTGCCGCCGGTATTAATGATGAAGAACATGCGATTGGTACGGATGCCGTTAAAATTATGACGGCGATTGAATCTCTTTCGCAGGCACAGTCTATTGTTGTGATGATGGATTTAGGCAGTGCCATATTGAGTGCAGAAACCGCAATTGAACTACTTGAACCAGAACTCGCTGAAAAAGTCACGCTCTGCTCTGCACCATTAGTTGAAGGCACTCTTGCTGCCGTCGTTGCCGCCTCTTCTGGCGCATCTTTAGAAAAAGTCATTGAAGAGGCCACAAACTCGTTATACCCCAAAAAAATTCAGCTTGGTGAAAACTTTGTTCAGCCTAAAAATGACATTAATGCGCCTGTCAAACTTCAGGGTAAAGAGGCAAGTTGGGTAGTACGTAATCCTCATGGTTTACATGTAAGACCAGCGGCCACCTTAGTGGAAATCCTTTCTACCTTTCAAGCTGATTATCAATTAGTTAAAGGGAATAGACGTATTAATCCTCTCAGTTTAAATCAGCTTTCATTAATACAAATTCGCCAAGGCGATGAAATCACTTTAATTGCCTCGGGTGAGCAAGAAGATGAAGCAATCACCGCCTTTCTTGAACTCGCTCAAAATGGCTTCGGTGAAGCGTTTTCTTCTGATCCTGATACCACGACACTAAAAGGTATTTTAGCCCCTATCGCCCAAATTAAAGCCCCTGCTTTTATTTGGCATGAAACTGAATTGTCACCCGTAGAAAATCTATCTGAACCAATTGATATTGACGATCAAATCATAAAATTTAATCATGCCATTAAAAACACGTTAAACGATCTAAAGCAACATGCTAATAAAGCGAACCAAATTTTAGGTGAGCATATAGGGGCTATTTTTAATGGCTATATCATGATGCTAGATGATGATGAGTTAATCGCGAGTGTGATTGATCGCATTAAAGAAGAGAAGATCAGCGCTCAGCAAAGTTGGTCTGATGAAATACAAGAAAGGATACAGTTGTATTGCGCACTCACAGATCCTTATTTACGAGCACGTGAACTCGATCTTCGTGATCTACGTAATCAAGTACTTTATCAGTTACAGGATAAAACTCGCCCAAGCTTTACCCCTTCACAACCCGCTATTTTAGTAGCAAAAGAGCTTTTTCCTTCTACTTTAATTCAATTAATTGATAGTCAATTAGTCGGTATTGCTTTAGCGAAAGGTGATGCTCTCTCTCACAGTGCTATTATTGCAGCTGAAATGCACTTACCAATGTTAGTCAATTTAGGGCCTTCTCTATTAAAAATCACTGAATCACAAAAGTTAAAATTCGATATCAATAAGGGTGAATTAGTTATTGAACCTATAACGTCGTTATAAATCTCTTTTTAAATTAACCGCATAAAAAAACCCGCACAATCATGTGCGGGCAAGTCAACAAAATACACGATGACTATTAATAAAATAAAGAAAATATATTGATTAAATATTTAAAAGAAAATGAATTTTAATATTTAATAAAATAATAACACTTGATTAATTTATTAAAAGAGCCATAAAAATCCATTTATAAAATATATAATTAAATTATTTTCATACTCAAAAAAGACTCATCCTTAAAAGAATGTGTATTCTTGATAATCAAAAAACAATGTTAAATAATGACTTTCCATGCTTCATACAATACAAGCCATAATTAGATTGTAATTAATTTTATTTAATAAAAAATACGCCTCTGCTGTAGATAAAAAACACCATCATTCTCTCTCCTGATGCCAAGATTAATTTTGATTTAAGTACTTTTATTATGTCGTTAAATGTCAATGAAGCGGGTCTGGCCACACAAATTAAAGCACGCTCATAGATATTAGGAAAATCAACGGTCAATAATATTTCCTCTGTCACAACCTATAATTTAGGGGGCTATAACAATAAGATGAAACAGCAAAAAGATAACACTAACAGTTATTTTTCTGTTGATAGCATTTGGAGTTTTGCAGAAAACCACTTAAACCTGAGTGCAACGGCGTATGGGCAACCATGTCTGCACTCAATAGCAGTAAAGTTTACGGGATCCCCTATGATAATAATTCCTCATCCAAAGTCAGTAATACACAGCTTTCGTTAATGCCGATCACTGTTTCCTTACCCAGTGCCGGGAAAGTACAATAAATACCGTACTACTCGCGGAGATAAATTGAGTGTTTATACCCGTTTTGCATTTAATCCTACATTATGCAATCGAGATTAACGGTATTATAGTGTTGTTTATTACTGATTATTAAAAACAACGAATTAAAGAGATAGAATGAAAAA
This genomic stretch from Proteus vulgaris harbors:
- the dhaK gene encoding dihydroxyacetone kinase subunit DhaK — its product is MKKLINRVDDVLSEQLQGFAKAHPEIKLHPSSFYVTRKDAPIKGKVALLSGGGSGHEPMHAGFVGKGMLDGACPGEIFTSPTPDKMYDCAKAIDSGEGVLMIVKNYTGDVLNFETATELLHDDGVKIATVLVDDDVAVKDSLYTAGRRGVANTVLMEKLLGAAAERGDSLDELVKLGHHINNNGFSIGIALGACTVPAAGKPSFTLPENEMEFGVGIHGEPGIDRRKFTSLNDTVDAMFNTLIENGHYQRVIRNWDRENGTWLDENQEKQPLKSGDHVIALVNNLGATPLSELYGVYHHLTQCCENFGLTIERSLIGSYCTSLDMSGVSITLLKADNELLTLWDAPVNTPAMVK
- the dhaM gene encoding dihydroxyacetone kinase subunit DhaM, translated to MINIVIVSHSKHLADGVAELASQMINPTHCQLAVAAGINDEEHAIGTDAVKIMTAIESLSQAQSIVVMMDLGSAILSAETAIELLEPELAEKVTLCSAPLVEGTLAAVVAASSGASLEKVIEEATNSLYPKKIQLGENFVQPKNDINAPVKLQGKEASWVVRNPHGLHVRPAATLVEILSTFQADYQLVKGNRRINPLSLNQLSLIQIRQGDEITLIASGEQEDEAITAFLELAQNGFGEAFSSDPDTTTLKGILAPIAQIKAPAFIWHETELSPVENLSEPIDIDDQIIKFNHAIKNTLNDLKQHANKANQILGEHIGAIFNGYIMMLDDDELIASVIDRIKEEKISAQQSWSDEIQERIQLYCALTDPYLRARELDLRDLRNQVLYQLQDKTRPSFTPSQPAILVAKELFPSTLIQLIDSQLVGIALAKGDALSHSAIIAAEMHLPMLVNLGPSLLKITESQKLKFDINKGELVIEPITSL
- a CDS encoding fimbrial outer membrane usher protein TcfC: MRKSGVALGIALCLLSESAFSQPANLKIGNYIIPSVFATALEEGMTIPVYLRYDLSEQSVLEEQSRNKIADALVVLKDNKITINSVTPTLDESETQTASINEQLVQSLNDLKDRPFDQNNTIILSPDAKLNFDLSTFIMSLDVNEAGLATQIKARSEMLDKSTVNNISSVTTYNLGVYNNKVKQQKDNTNSYFSVDSIWSFAENHLNLSATAYGLGTAEQSFDFYRAMFERDFNGRRFAFGLLNTWNLQSIATMSALNSSKVYGITYGNNSSSKVSNTQLSLTPITVFLPSAGEVRLYRDGKLLSIQNFPMGSFEVDTAPLPFGIYEVDVEVVIDGKVRSKQRQTVNKSFNMKGATLNQLRWELYSGYVDYKKRIKNNNNEYRTTRGDNTVLVGGAGAITLGVFSGLNLQGSAYIFDNVAVLETNSHLQLTDTLSTSWQALIAKEGSNRNIFTANYALPKGLGSLWVNREKGNIKDDFPMYDSDNYSFGTTLNFTQFWEYAGSFTYSYTKDLRDKNNANNFEYATTLYTGRYGSMSLRTGIQRYHYDNQDSTNEKYITLDFSLPLATWLSAGMSSSNGNLRGELSASKNFENAPITSAGLSVSTLLHDKDGTDSDFSVSGYSMFDTKYSTGTLTMNRPNDDRLNTTLTARGSFAYSDMNFSASGKQETSGVIVKTGIDGEGQIAANVNGQRFVLSGSNNFIPLSPYAEYKVELLNDKNSEDSFDIASGRVKNVVLYPGNVAVHQPELKQMVTVFGRMKSPDGTLLASAQVRNHIGRTQTDHQGQFAMDVDKRYPVISLQQDDKQICEAELDLSSARGVLWVGDVICDPQTTLVNRN
- a CDS encoding Ogr/Delta-like zinc finger, producing the protein MRVLTIFCPECGEKALIKKSNRKHKELSDLYCACRDPECGHTFVLNLTFSHTLMPSAKNKDTLLFDVIKNLSPEQREKALTLLQGM
- the dhaL gene encoding PTS-dependent dihydroxyacetone kinase, ADP-binding subunit, coding for MALTHAQIILWLEQCASLFEQNSDYLTDLDREIGDADHGLNMNRGFRKVLEKLPEFESQDISSILKTTGMTLLSNIGGASGPLFGTFFIRAAKPTASLQNLELNQLVEMVTEGVEGIVSRGKAEPNDKTMCDVWWPVVESLKQSNTQNLSIEEALAQAQIVAEKAADNTIPMQARKGRASYLGERSIGHKDPGSASVVLMIKALANSINA
- a CDS encoding fimbrial protein — encoded protein: MFKHYLLLILTLFATFICNAATYTNNIVFIENNIDNEYFITPQKTDPRFSGANVFTKYSNNQLSLGYMGYTGAVPLYNYFDIWLENSPIKMPFIGNRCWRTYRDCPSDGIQRPEQVLSDGMYRAYMNTHGGEAGIPRAIFSDSFYQYMQHLPIGSTENFSYFFCYTKNDYNPALGQTCRSVNGRVTEQSFAITKNGHVKLKSTNALQEIFVDSEGNAVLGLGSKFCEIVGNNVVCKMVDYELNGESLNVMRLAMKVDTATLSFTPTASDILLSATPTSRTFYYSSPTIASYLITPGNGGVYVHFTKSFFKKLIKNNVDLSKSQDLFTFSFTNTAVPQSGFYEFTPSNTIIIKPRDYGISIISKELVNNPHREGKVGDKEPPLTFDYIVTTSAFRQADRITAAVEGPRTTIRGQSYCLFSSKDKKMNVPFSAYLTYTDASGKKVKNRAACDNVPISIKEALWTETTWPYPYQLEGNFYRTDLQLTFPMNESTSLFSMEGEDWLGVVEARGYVNVFAEWSGTDIH